The following coding sequences are from one Megamonas funiformis window:
- the radC gene encoding RadC family protein, whose product MSTSIKDLPDEERPREKLLTLGAKALSNVELLAILLHSGTRKKSVFELSQEILAKYKEDGLASLVNSSPKELISIKGLGLAKVTTLLAAIELGLRLAKKPSAQKLAIKRPLDVVNYVMPRLRYEKKEHFAILLLDTKNQIIAFPDISIGSLNASIVHPREVFRCAINHFASSMILVHNHPSGDPSPSMEDIHITKKLIAGSKILDIEILDHIIVGDNKFTSLKQQGMIK is encoded by the coding sequence ATGAGCACAAGTATCAAAGATTTACCTGATGAAGAACGACCCCGCGAAAAACTTTTAACTCTTGGAGCTAAAGCTTTAAGCAATGTTGAATTATTAGCTATATTATTACATTCTGGTACACGAAAAAAATCTGTATTTGAATTATCTCAAGAAATTCTAGCTAAATACAAAGAAGATGGCTTGGCTTCTCTTGTGAATTCTTCACCAAAAGAATTGATTTCCATAAAAGGTTTAGGGCTTGCTAAAGTTACTACGCTGTTAGCTGCTATTGAATTAGGTTTGCGTCTAGCTAAAAAACCTTCTGCACAAAAATTGGCGATAAAAAGACCTTTAGATGTAGTAAATTATGTAATGCCTAGACTTCGCTATGAGAAAAAAGAACACTTTGCCATTTTACTTTTAGATACTAAAAATCAAATCATTGCTTTTCCAGATATTTCTATAGGAAGCTTAAATGCTTCTATAGTTCACCCTCGTGAAGTTTTTCGCTGTGCTATCAATCATTTTGCTTCATCTATGATACTTGTACACAATCACCCTAGTGGCGATCCTAGCCCAAGTATGGAAGATATTCATATAACAAAAAAGCTAATAGCAGGCAGTAAAATACTTGATATAGAAATTTTAGATCATATTATTGTTGGAGATAA